A portion of the Shewanella sp. SNU WT4 genome contains these proteins:
- a CDS encoding IS4 family transposase — MSIFNPNKWAYDHFHHAELGDKRRAARLTVVAEHMAVGSGKSVARSCNGEDAKLEGAYRLIRNDNVSPSMIRAAGFARTAQAIENINEILALEDTTALSYKHSVASELGKLGKPTDKSRGWWVHSVLLLDSHTSRTLGLIHQDWWCRPDNPNEADEKESGKWADASYFTRQRLQAHMSRVISVCDREADIMHYLSDKQSHSERFVVRAKHARNLVEYEAKLFEHMDSHPVTGGYTIAIPQKGIKEASGKSKNRPSRTAKLTLKASAVNIKHNRQQHAINVVYAQELNPPQGEDGLSWMLLTSEPIDTLAQQLHVIDIYTTRWRIEDFHKAWKTGAGVERLRMTSPDNLERAASILCFIGVRLLQLREVMSLPIYLRKRGQIEAAQSMENQSCSNVLENDEWRVLMQLYKPRGHKGKEAPNMKWAYQSLAKLGGFNDSKRTGMASWSTIWEGWDDLQAQVKGYRLAKALFEAGETL; from the coding sequence ATGTCAATTTTTAACCCGAACAAATGGGCATATGATCACTTTCATCATGCTGAGCTAGGTGATAAACGACGAGCGGCAAGGTTAACCGTCGTCGCTGAACACATGGCGGTTGGCAGCGGTAAATCGGTTGCCAGATCTTGTAATGGTGAAGATGCCAAACTCGAAGGAGCCTATCGATTGATCCGCAATGATAATGTTAGCCCATCTATGATCAGAGCCGCCGGTTTTGCTCGCACCGCCCAAGCGATTGAAAATATAAATGAAATACTTGCTCTCGAAGACACGACAGCCCTGAGTTATAAGCACAGTGTGGCGTCTGAATTAGGGAAATTAGGCAAACCTACCGATAAGTCTCGTGGTTGGTGGGTTCATTCTGTCTTGCTACTGGATAGCCATACTTCTCGGACCTTGGGCTTGATCCACCAAGATTGGTGGTGTCGACCTGATAATCCCAACGAGGCCGATGAAAAAGAGAGCGGTAAATGGGCCGATGCATCCTATTTTACGCGGCAACGCTTGCAGGCTCACATGTCGCGAGTGATCTCAGTGTGTGATAGAGAAGCGGATATCATGCATTATTTATCGGATAAACAATCACATAGTGAACGGTTTGTGGTGCGGGCAAAACATGCAAGAAACCTAGTAGAATACGAGGCTAAGCTGTTTGAGCACATGGATAGTCATCCCGTTACCGGCGGATACACCATCGCCATCCCACAAAAAGGCATAAAGGAAGCCAGTGGGAAAAGCAAGAATCGTCCCTCGCGAACAGCCAAACTCACCCTCAAAGCCAGTGCGGTTAACATCAAACATAATCGTCAGCAGCATGCGATTAATGTGGTGTACGCACAAGAGCTCAATCCTCCCCAAGGTGAAGATGGACTATCTTGGATGCTACTGACCAGTGAGCCGATTGACACGTTGGCGCAGCAACTTCATGTGATTGATATTTATACCACTAGATGGCGCATTGAGGACTTTCATAAGGCGTGGAAAACCGGCGCGGGGGTTGAAAGGTTACGCATGACATCGCCAGACAACCTTGAGCGAGCGGCCTCGATACTTTGCTTTATTGGTGTGCGGCTACTGCAACTTCGGGAAGTGATGAGCCTGCCAATTTATCTGAGAAAAAGAGGGCAAATCGAAGCAGCGCAAAGCATGGAAAATCAAAGCTGCAGCAATGTCTTAGAGAATGATGAATGGCGAGTACTGATGCAGCTCTACAAGCCAAGGGGACATAAAGGCAAAGAAGCCCCAAATATGAAGTGGGCTTATCAATCCTTGGCCAAACTAGGAGGCTTTAATGATAGCAAGCGCACGGGAATGGCCAGCTGGTCCACGATTTGGGAGGGATGGGATGATCTTCAGGCTCAGGTAAAGGGGTATCGCTTAGCCAAAGCCCTATTTGAAGCCGGAGAAACGCTATGA
- a CDS encoding dual specificity protein phosphatase family protein, which yields MLHMFWLVEGQIAGRSGPTLNPWNIGELKDAGIGAIISVIDGDAADAERIRAAGIRYECIALPDAITPSAQDLEDVVAHLPAVIAFIKQACDDGLVVLIHCGSGQDCTCLVMAQYLIEQGAAPVHAISQVRNVNANAFSRDGWDQFAFDVVYQLQ from the coding sequence ATGCTGCATATGTTTTGGTTAGTGGAAGGTCAGATTGCCGGACGCAGTGGCCCAACCCTTAACCCATGGAATATCGGTGAACTGAAAGACGCCGGAATTGGTGCAATTATTTCAGTTATTGATGGTGATGCCGCTGACGCTGAGCGTATTCGCGCCGCAGGCATTCGCTATGAGTGCATTGCGTTACCGGATGCTATTACCCCGAGCGCGCAAGATTTAGAAGATGTTGTGGCACACCTGCCAGCAGTTATCGCCTTTATCAAGCAAGCTTGCGACGATGGTCTAGTGGTATTAATCCACTGCGGCTCAGGTCAAGACTGTACTTGCTTAGTGATGGCGCAATACTTGATTGAGCAAGGCGCAGCGCCTGTGCACGCTATTAGCCAAGTACGCAATGTCAATGCCAATGCATTTAGCCGCGATGGTTGGGATCAATTTGCCTTTGATGTGGTTTATCAATTGCAGTAA
- a CDS encoding TonB-dependent receptor plug domain-containing protein → MRNIVSTLRIKMNKQMLSNIVAGVLAGISTTSFAEEIGCNKLGGCDERIVVKGELMRHPLTVTTDPKKPRLPLPSYDGAGFLKTIPGFNINRKGGGGGDPSLRGLGGSRINIVDDGQQTYGCLLIRSHSVSPASNRALAKRYPFT, encoded by the coding sequence ATGAGAAATATTGTCTCTACATTAAGGATAAAAATGAATAAGCAAATGTTGAGCAATATTGTTGCCGGTGTGTTGGCTGGAATATCTACGACCTCGTTTGCTGAAGAGATAGGCTGCAATAAACTTGGTGGCTGTGATGAGCGTATTGTTGTCAAAGGTGAATTAATGCGCCATCCGTTAACCGTGACAACTGATCCTAAAAAACCGCGGTTACCACTGCCTTCTTATGATGGTGCCGGCTTTTTAAAGACTATTCCAGGATTTAATATTAATCGTAAAGGAGGAGGCGGTGGTGATCCTTCATTGCGAGGGCTTGGCGGTTCGCGAATTAATATTGTTGATGACGGTCAACAAACCTATGGCTGTCTCTTGATCAGATCTCATAGCGTTTCTCCGGCTTCAAATAGGGCTTTGGCTAAGCGATACCCCTTTACCTGA
- the queA gene encoding tRNA preQ1(34) S-adenosylmethionine ribosyltransferase-isomerase QueA: MRVADFTFDLPDELIARYPMAERTASRLLTLDGNTGALADKQFTDLLNYIEPGDLMVFNNTRVIPARLFGQKASGGKLEILVERMLDDKRVLAHVRSSKSPKPGSEIILDGGEKMMMVARHDTLFELALESDSTILEVLEAVGHMPLPPYIDRPDDDADKERYQTVYNQNPGAVAAPTAGLHFDEAMLATLKAKGVDMAFVTLHVGAGTFQPVRVETILEHKMHSEWANVPADVVEKVKATKAAGKRVIAVGTTSVRSLESAAKASPGELAPFSGDTDIFIYPGYQFQVVDAMVTNFHLPESTLIMLVSAFAGFDEVINAYQHAVAEKYRFFSYGDAMFVTKKTL; this comes from the coding sequence ATGCGCGTCGCAGATTTTACTTTCGATTTACCCGATGAACTCATCGCTCGTTATCCTATGGCTGAGCGCACCGCCTCTCGCTTGTTAACCTTAGACGGTAACACTGGCGCGCTGGCTGATAAGCAGTTTACTGATCTGCTCAATTATATTGAGCCAGGCGACTTAATGGTGTTTAACAATACGCGAGTGATCCCTGCGCGTTTGTTCGGCCAAAAAGCGAGTGGTGGTAAATTAGAAATTTTAGTTGAGCGCATGTTGGACGATAAGCGGGTATTAGCCCACGTCCGCAGCTCAAAATCGCCAAAGCCAGGTAGCGAGATCATTCTCGATGGCGGCGAAAAAATGATGATGGTAGCTCGCCACGACACCTTATTTGAGTTGGCACTTGAGTCTGATAGCACCATTTTAGAAGTGCTTGAAGCCGTAGGGCATATGCCTTTGCCGCCTTATATCGACCGTCCTGATGATGATGCCGATAAAGAACGTTATCAAACCGTGTACAACCAAAATCCAGGTGCAGTCGCAGCACCTACCGCGGGTTTGCACTTTGATGAAGCTATGCTGGCCACTCTCAAAGCCAAAGGCGTGGATATGGCCTTTGTGACCTTGCATGTGGGCGCGGGTACTTTCCAGCCAGTGCGCGTGGAAACGATTCTTGAGCATAAAATGCATTCAGAATGGGCCAACGTACCTGCCGATGTGGTTGAGAAAGTGAAAGCGACCAAAGCCGCGGGTAAACGCGTTATTGCCGTTGGTACTACCTCAGTACGTTCACTGGAAAGTGCGGCCAAAGCGAGCCCTGGTGAGTTAGCGCCTTTTAGTGGTGATACAGATATCTTTATTTACCCGGGTTATCAGTTCCAAGTGGTTGATGCCATGGTTACCAATTTCCACTTACCAGAATCGACCTTGATCATGCTGGTCAGTGCATTTGCAGGATTTGATGAGGTGATTAATGCCTATCAACATGCAGTTGCTGAAAAATACCGCTTTTTCAGCTATGGCGATGCCATGTTTGTGACTAAAAAAACCCTTTAA
- the sstT gene encoding serine/threonine transporter SstT, giving the protein MNKNDSFFYRIANGNLVLQILVGIIAGVALATWSPEGAAHASILGDLFVGALKAIAPLLVFILVAASIANHKQNSKTAMRPIVILYLFGTFTAALTAVAMSFLFPTDLVLINAATGTTPPQGISEVLHTLLFKLVDNPVNALLTGNYIGILTWGVGLGFALAQASQSTKQVFADMSHSISQMVRFIIRLAPLGIFGLVSATFAQTGFSALAGYAHLLAVLLGVMAIMALVVNPLIVFAKIRRNPYPLVFQCLRESGITAFFTRSSAANIPVNMALCSKLKLHEDTYSVSIPLGATINMGGAAITITVLTLAAVHTLGIQVDIFTALLLSVVAAVSACGASGVAGGSLLLIPLACSLFGISNDVAMQVVAVGFIIGVIQDAAETALNSSTDVVFTAAACEALERQQG; this is encoded by the coding sequence ATGAATAAGAATGATTCATTTTTTTACCGCATTGCCAATGGCAATTTGGTATTGCAAATTTTAGTGGGGATAATCGCCGGCGTTGCGCTAGCCACATGGTCACCAGAAGGTGCGGCACACGCCTCTATTTTAGGTGACTTGTTTGTGGGCGCGTTAAAAGCCATAGCTCCTTTGCTGGTGTTTATTTTGGTGGCGGCATCGATTGCTAACCACAAGCAAAATAGTAAAACCGCCATGCGCCCAATTGTGATCTTGTATTTATTTGGTACCTTCACCGCCGCCTTAACTGCCGTGGCAATGAGCTTTTTATTCCCAACAGATTTAGTACTGATTAACGCGGCAACCGGCACTACGCCGCCACAAGGCATAAGTGAGGTGCTGCACACCTTGCTGTTCAAGTTGGTCGATAACCCAGTCAATGCACTGTTAACTGGTAACTATATTGGTATTCTTACTTGGGGTGTGGGTCTAGGTTTTGCCTTAGCGCAAGCGTCACAGTCGACTAAACAAGTGTTTGCCGATATGAGCCACAGTATTTCGCAGATGGTGCGTTTTATTATCCGTTTAGCGCCACTTGGTATTTTTGGTTTAGTGTCTGCCACCTTCGCGCAAACAGGTTTTTCAGCGTTAGCGGGTTATGCCCATTTGTTGGCTGTGTTACTTGGCGTGATGGCTATTATGGCATTAGTAGTTAACCCATTAATCGTATTTGCTAAAATTCGCCGTAACCCTTATCCACTGGTGTTTCAGTGCTTACGTGAAAGTGGTATCACCGCCTTCTTTACCCGCTCAAGTGCGGCCAACATTCCAGTGAACATGGCACTTTGCTCCAAGCTTAAGCTGCATGAAGATACTTACTCAGTCTCTATTCCATTAGGTGCCACCATTAACATGGGCGGCGCGGCGATTACTATTACTGTGCTGACCTTAGCGGCAGTGCACACCTTAGGTATTCAAGTTGATATCTTTACTGCGCTGTTATTAAGTGTGGTCGCGGCAGTATCGGCGTGCGGCGCATCAGGTGTGGCGGGTGGCTCGCTGCTACTTATCCCATTAGCTTGTAGCTTATTTGGTATTAGTAATGATGTAGCCATGCAAGTAGTTGCTGTAGGCTTTATCATAGGTGTTATTCAAGATGCGGCAGAAACCGCCTTGAATAGCTCAACTGACGTGGTATTTACCGCTGCAGCCTGTGAAGCGCTAGAGCGCCAGCAAGGCTAA
- a CDS encoding RluA family pseudouridine synthase, translating to MQIFEYCPPALPWLDLRYIDDDIIVINKPSGLLSNPGRAAHTYDCAITRLQRLYPEAILLHRLDCDTSGLMVFARNKATESHIKTQFQDRKTQKIYVAEVMGKLKDAKGCIDLAMRADKDNPPWQLIATDGKAAITDWQVLEYRAHSSLVQLMPHTGRTHQLRLHMQALGHPILGDVFYGDSDCQNASPRLRLHAWKLGFTHPRTKEWLMFSSPQPF from the coding sequence ATGCAAATTTTTGAATACTGCCCGCCTGCACTTCCTTGGCTAGATTTACGCTATATCGATGACGATATTATTGTTATCAATAAACCCTCTGGACTCTTATCCAACCCAGGACGCGCGGCTCACACTTATGATTGCGCTATTACTCGCCTGCAACGCCTATATCCTGAAGCGATTTTATTGCATCGCCTCGATTGCGACACCTCAGGTTTAATGGTGTTTGCCCGCAATAAAGCCACTGAGTCGCATATTAAAACGCAATTTCAAGACCGCAAAACGCAAAAGATATATGTCGCTGAAGTGATGGGAAAACTCAAAGATGCGAAGGGTTGTATTGATTTAGCCATGCGCGCCGATAAAGATAATCCCCCGTGGCAACTGATAGCCACCGATGGCAAGGCCGCCATCACCGACTGGCAAGTATTGGAGTATCGAGCGCATTCAAGCTTAGTGCAATTAATGCCGCATACCGGCAGAACTCATCAATTACGCCTACATATGCAAGCGCTTGGACATCCTATTTTAGGGGATGTGTTTTATGGTGACAGTGACTGCCAAAACGCTAGTCCAAGATTACGCTTACACGCGTGGAAGTTAGGATTTACTCATCCTCGCACTAAAGAGTGGCTGATGTTTTCCAGCCCGCAACCGTTTTAA
- a CDS encoding protein disulfide oxidoreductase, which translates to MIKKNVNPWRRRVIELGLLAIAMFLISTYMQRHMISGAAPELSGQTSLHAPFILQSDPEPTLIYFWGTWCPACRMTSPAVNDLSKDNAVVSVAVSSGSNDDINQFMLSHDYQFAVINDDGELSKRWGAHALPAIYIVKQGEVQWVTSGVTSGWGLKVRMWLSQWL; encoded by the coding sequence TTGATTAAGAAAAATGTTAACCCGTGGCGGCGCCGTGTCATTGAGTTAGGTCTGTTAGCTATCGCTATGTTTTTAATCAGCACTTATATGCAACGCCATATGATTTCAGGCGCAGCGCCTGAGTTATCGGGGCAAACTAGCTTACATGCGCCATTTATCTTGCAGAGCGACCCTGAACCGACCTTAATCTATTTTTGGGGAACTTGGTGCCCTGCGTGTCGTATGACATCTCCAGCGGTCAATGACTTAAGCAAAGATAATGCCGTCGTGAGTGTGGCTGTAAGCTCTGGCTCTAACGATGACATCAATCAATTCATGTTAAGCCATGACTATCAATTCGCTGTGATTAATGATGATGGTGAGCTATCTAAGCGCTGGGGCGCCCATGCATTACCGGCGATTTATATCGTGAAACAAGGTGAAGTGCAGTGGGTGACGTCAGGCGTTACCAGTGGCTGGGGACTAAAAGTGCGAATGTGGCTTAGCCAGTGGTTATAA
- a CDS encoding TonB-dependent copper receptor, with protein sequence MCRRDRTYGACGGRMDPPTAYIYPESYDSIEVIKGPQSVRHGPVGSAGTVLFNKDRRTYVEAVPTGRASVTAGSFERLDYIVDLRAGDESYYMDLDANQSSSSHYKDGNGNPVQSSYDRRNMDLALGWTPTDDTVIEVSYGKSDGDAEYADRAYKAREIENENYTLLVEHEFNGDYLQSIEFQAYSNDNDHVMDDFDKNLPNNSGAHVNRSTYGGHLWGEFAIGDVTLTTGMDMQDSTHQIFKVAPNLDSSLDDLMAGKLSDDLSYQQFGSFAELEYLLDEGRLVSGVRYDRWQTDLFLPQQQKRKDDLYSGFIRIEYAFDYHQYYMGVGHAERMPDYWELTKAKLSQPTAKTFDISPENTTQLDFGWIYDNDVVTLSSAFYYGEIKDYILIQAFKTPSGDKSQTARNIDAMIWGGELGLAWQLTENLDSQISLVYAHGKNDTDNMALAQVSPLEGRLTMDYNVGNWHFGLLWRLVDNQKRVALGQGNISGIDLAESAGFGTLALNAAWHSGEHVRFSFGVENLFDREYAEHISKSGAINDVGLPMARVNEPGRNAWLKMEYLF encoded by the coding sequence TTGTGTAGAAGAGACAGAACCTATGGTGCTTGTGGCGGACGGATGGATCCCCCTACCGCTTATATTTATCCCGAATCTTATGACAGTATTGAAGTGATTAAAGGGCCGCAATCTGTTCGTCATGGCCCGGTAGGTTCCGCAGGAACCGTATTATTCAATAAAGATAGGCGTACGTATGTCGAAGCTGTTCCTACAGGGCGAGCCAGTGTGACAGCGGGGAGTTTTGAGCGGCTTGATTATATAGTTGACCTGCGCGCGGGTGATGAAAGCTATTATATGGATTTAGATGCCAATCAATCGTCTAGCTCTCATTATAAAGATGGTAACGGTAACCCTGTGCAATCAAGTTATGACCGACGTAATATGGATTTGGCCTTAGGTTGGACGCCGACAGATGACACTGTGATTGAAGTAAGCTACGGCAAGTCAGACGGTGATGCTGAGTATGCAGATCGTGCCTATAAAGCCCGCGAAATTGAAAATGAAAATTACACCTTGTTGGTGGAGCATGAGTTTAACGGTGATTACCTGCAGTCGATAGAGTTTCAAGCTTATAGTAATGACAATGATCATGTGATGGATGATTTTGATAAAAATTTACCCAATAACTCAGGGGCTCACGTTAACCGTTCGACTTATGGTGGCCATTTGTGGGGCGAGTTTGCTATCGGCGATGTCACTCTGACAACTGGGATGGATATGCAGGATTCAACTCATCAAATCTTTAAAGTTGCGCCTAACTTGGATAGTAGTCTTGACGACTTAATGGCGGGCAAGTTAAGTGATGATTTGAGTTATCAGCAGTTTGGATCATTTGCTGAACTTGAATACCTCTTGGATGAGGGAAGGTTAGTGTCCGGGGTGCGTTATGACCGCTGGCAGACAGACTTATTTTTGCCGCAACAGCAGAAGCGAAAAGATGACCTTTACAGCGGTTTTATCAGGATAGAGTATGCTTTTGATTATCATCAATATTATATGGGCGTAGGCCATGCTGAACGTATGCCTGATTATTGGGAATTAACCAAAGCTAAACTGAGTCAACCAACAGCAAAGACTTTTGATATTTCGCCAGAAAATACCACTCAGTTAGATTTTGGATGGATCTATGATAACGATGTAGTAACTCTATCGAGTGCCTTTTATTACGGTGAAATCAAAGACTATATTTTGATTCAGGCATTTAAGACTCCTAGTGGCGATAAGAGCCAAACCGCACGCAACATTGATGCAATGATTTGGGGCGGAGAATTAGGCTTAGCCTGGCAACTAACAGAGAATTTAGATTCCCAAATTAGTCTTGTTTATGCTCATGGTAAAAATGACACCGATAACATGGCGCTGGCTCAAGTCTCGCCTTTAGAGGGGCGTCTGACGATGGATTACAATGTAGGAAATTGGCACTTCGGCTTGTTGTGGCGATTGGTGGATAATCAGAAACGTGTTGCTCTTGGTCAGGGAAATATTTCAGGGATAGATTTGGCTGAAAGTGCTGGGTTTGGTACTCTGGCATTGAATGCCGCTTGGCACAGTGGTGAGCATGTTCGTTTTAGCTTTGGAGTTGAAAACTTGTTTGATCGTGAATATGCGGAGCATATCAGTAAATCTGGTGCGATTAATGATGTAGGTTTACCGATGGCAAGAGTTAATGAGCCTGGCCGTAATGCGTGGCTAAAAATGGAATATTTATTTTGA
- a CDS encoding ACP phosphodiesterase produces MNFLAHLHLADFSKTSLAANLAGDFAKGNIADHPQHLQQGIWLHRQLDTITDEHEIIHELLAQFPKSHRRIAPILIDLSFDYFLAYYWDEYHALPLKQFCDYAYQELANTPELPPAMQDILVPMQSQDWLGAYQHREGLNAAIAGVARRFSQPQLFVGAEALVEKMDVPLEIAFRTLYPQLMAYSKILSRKTPTEYLDTRLD; encoded by the coding sequence ATGAATTTCCTTGCTCATCTCCATCTGGCTGATTTCAGTAAAACGTCATTGGCAGCCAATTTAGCGGGCGACTTTGCTAAAGGCAACATAGCCGACCACCCTCAACATCTGCAACAAGGCATTTGGTTGCATCGCCAACTAGATACCATTACCGATGAACATGAAATCATTCATGAATTACTGGCGCAGTTTCCCAAAAGTCATCGTCGTATTGCGCCGATTTTAATCGATTTAAGTTTTGATTACTTTTTGGCTTACTACTGGGATGAGTATCATGCACTGCCGCTTAAACAGTTTTGTGACTATGCCTATCAAGAATTAGCAAACACCCCAGAACTGCCACCGGCCATGCAGGACATTTTAGTGCCAATGCAAAGCCAAGATTGGCTGGGCGCTTATCAGCATAGAGAAGGGTTAAATGCCGCTATTGCTGGCGTTGCCCGCCGATTTTCACAGCCACAACTGTTTGTGGGCGCAGAAGCCTTAGTGGAAAAAATGGATGTCCCGTTAGAAATTGCCTTCCGAACCTTGTATCCGCAATTAATGGCCTACAGTAAAATTTTAAGTCGTAAGACACCTACCGAATACTTGGATACCCGCCTTGATTAA
- a CDS encoding IS3 family transposase (programmed frameshift), whose product MARYSPERKEAILKKLLPPHNLTVAEVAREEGIAVQTLYHWRDIVRKEGRPVPGKTLTTDDWSAEAKFAVLIETAPLSEAELSQYCREKGLFREQVQQWKQDCLAGFQTSEVQTKTIKQQAKADRAEIKSLQRELRYKEKALAEAAALLVLRKKPQCALGGRQRGELTPLPERIELIALIQEAYTNGARLYKACAETGLSKRTYRRWYRAGQVQADLRPIAARPEPTNKLEAHERQQILSVCNQEEYASLPPSQIVPTLLDSGIYIASESSFYRVLNAHGQLNHRGRTQAAVNRSKPLSYRADGPNQVWSWDITYLASTVKGQFYYLYMFEDIYSRKIVGYEVHEQECGEYAAALIQRCMLREQCFNTPLVLHSDNGAPMKSLAMKAKLEELGITASLSRPRVSNDNPFSESLFKTLKYRPQWPKSGFSSLAGAREWVEKFVKWYNDEHKHSQLNFVSPGQRHAQLDNAILAKRKEVLEAAKARRPTRWSKDVRNCEAVGAVTLNPDKAPIEGVINAA is encoded by the exons ATGGCTCGGTATTCACCAGAACGTAAAGAGGCGATCCTTAAAAAATTATTACCGCCTCACAATTTAACGGTCGCAGAGGTTGCTCGGGAAGAAGGCATTGCGGTGCAAACCTTGTATCATTGGCGAGATATTGTCAGAAAAGAAGGTCGCCCCGTGCCAGGTAAAACATTAACAACTGATGACTGGTCAGCTGAAGCTAAGTTTGCGGTACTCATTGAAACAGCCCCGCTATCGGAAGCCGAGTTAAGTCAGTATTGCCGTGAAAAAGGCTTGTTCCGCGAACAAGTACAGCAGTGGAAACAGGATTGTTTAGCTGGTTTTCAAACCTCAGAAGTACAAACCAAAACCATTAAACAGCAGGCCAAGGCTGACAGAGCCGAAATCAAATCATTGCAACGAGAATTGCGCTACAAGGAGAAAGCGCTGGCTGAAGCTGCTGCGTTACTGGTGCTCAGAAAAAAGC CTCAATGCGCTCTGGGGGGACGACAGCGAGGAGAGCTAACTCCCTTGCCTGAGCGCATAGAATTGATTGCCTTAATTCAAGAGGCGTATACCAATGGTGCTCGCCTTTACAAGGCTTGTGCTGAAACTGGACTCAGTAAACGCACTTATCGACGTTGGTATCGAGCAGGCCAAGTGCAAGCCGATTTAAGACCAATAGCGGCTCGACCAGAACCGACAAATAAACTCGAAGCACATGAGCGACAACAGATATTAAGTGTGTGTAATCAAGAGGAATATGCCAGCTTACCACCGTCGCAAATTGTGCCGACATTATTAGATAGCGGAATTTATATCGCCTCAGAATCAAGCTTTTACAGAGTGTTAAATGCTCATGGTCAACTTAACCATCGTGGTCGCACTCAGGCTGCTGTTAATCGAAGTAAACCGTTAAGTTATCGGGCTGATGGGCCCAATCAAGTGTGGTCGTGGGACATCACTTATTTGGCTTCAACCGTCAAAGGCCAGTTTTATTATCTGTACATGTTTGAAGATATTTACAGTAGAAAAATAGTGGGTTACGAAGTTCACGAACAAGAATGCGGTGAGTACGCCGCCGCGCTAATCCAACGCTGCATGTTACGCGAGCAATGTTTTAATACGCCATTAGTGCTGCACTCTGATAATGGGGCGCCGATGAAGTCACTGGCCATGAAAGCCAAGCTAGAAGAACTCGGTATTACGGCATCATTAAGTCGGCCGCGGGTGAGTAACGACAACCCCTTTTCAGAGTCGTTATTTAAAACCTTAAAATACCGACCACAGTGGCCAAAATCGGGTTTTAGCAGTTTAGCTGGCGCAAGAGAATGGGTTGAGAAGTTTGTGAAGTGGTACAACGATGAGCATAAACACAGCCAGCTCAATTTTGTCTCACCAGGACAACGTCATGCTCAGCTAGATAACGCGATTTTAGCCAAGCGTAAGGAAGTGCTTGAAGCGGCAAAGGCAAGAAGACCGACTCGCTGGTCTAAAGACGTGAGAAATTGTGAGGCGGTTGGAGCCGTGACCCTAAACCCAGATAAAGCACCAATAGAAGGCGTAATAAATGCAGCTTAA